One region of Lebetimonas natsushimae genomic DNA includes:
- the rpmC gene encoding 50S ribosomal protein L29, with translation MSYTKLNVADLVQKSEAELQELLKNKKMELFETRMKLKTMQLQDTSLVSKIRKDIARIKTAMRQKRGN, from the coding sequence ATGAGCTATACTAAATTAAATGTAGCGGATTTGGTTCAAAAAAGTGAAGCTGAATTACAAGAGCTTCTTAAAAATAAAAAAATGGAACTTTTTGAGACAAGAATGAAACTAAAAACTATGCAGCTACAAGACACATCTTTAGTTTCTAAAATCAGAAAAGATATCGCAAGAATTAAAACAGCGATGAGACAAAAAAGGGGTAACTAA
- the rpsQ gene encoding 30S ribosomal protein S17, which produces MPKRIIIGKVIKKTGDKTINVLVERKVLHPKYHKIVKKFKKYLVHDEKNEANVGDVVSAIEHRPISKRKSFVLKEILERGE; this is translated from the coding sequence ATGCCTAAAAGAATAATTATTGGAAAAGTTATTAAAAAAACTGGTGATAAAACAATTAACGTATTAGTTGAAAGAAAAGTTTTACACCCTAAATATCATAAAATTGTTAAAAAATTTAAAAAATATTTAGTTCATGATGAAAAAAATGAAGCAAATGTTGGAGATGTTGTGAGTGCTATTGAGCACAGACCAATTTCTAAAAGAAAATCTTTTGTTTTAAAAGAGATTCTTGAAAGAGGAGAATAA